From the Entomomonas sp. E2T0 genome, one window contains:
- a CDS encoding two-component system sensor histidine kinase NtrB, whose protein sequence is MIFQLENAYHATKRILFLYQLYRVSLSVVLILIISLGLDQSILTVENRQIFYITCWIYFICNLISLFFSLSTNASLTLSLIFFDIIILSILFYAAEGPSSGIGNLLIVTVAIANTLFRGQIGLLIAAVCSIIIVVITTFLSFVTSITVSEYIQAGTLGALCFISAMLIQSLVARMKTSEALAKQKASDVANLQILNSLIVEQMPAGALLVNKTGQIIMANNEAHHLLDEPLLNGLLVAHIFPELFTAIKQWLNNPKLELQPLQPSKKHVSKLRPTLIRSKHSNQLVILVFLESTDVIAKQVQQIKLASLGHLTASIAHEIRNPLGALSHAVQLLKESENMDQQDQRLLQIILNNSDRVNNIISNVLQLSKKKQGHSFNYEMKPLELTSWLENFVVEFQETLKPEQKIELDIAVRPLFTHIIPSQLHQIVTNLVNNAFRHTKEENGIAQIWLMLYIDNASQLPQLDILDNGEGVPIEFEDKLFEPFFTTSNDGTGTGLGLFVTKELCESNQAQLVYVPRKGGGSCFRVTFCSATPIL, encoded by the coding sequence GTGATTTTTCAACTAGAAAACGCTTATCATGCTACTAAACGTATTCTATTTTTATATCAACTCTACCGAGTTAGTCTAAGCGTAGTCCTTATTCTTATTATCTCTCTAGGTTTAGATCAATCTATACTAACAGTAGAAAACCGACAAATTTTTTATATTACCTGTTGGATTTATTTTATATGTAATCTTATTTCCTTATTTTTTTCATTATCAACTAATGCCTCACTAACACTTTCCCTCATCTTTTTTGATATTATTATTCTTTCAATTTTATTCTATGCAGCGGAAGGCCCTTCAAGTGGTATAGGCAACTTATTAATTGTTACTGTAGCCATTGCCAATACCCTATTTAGAGGGCAAATAGGCTTATTAATTGCTGCTGTTTGTAGCATTATTATTGTAGTTATTACTACTTTCTTATCTTTTGTAACAAGTATCACTGTCAGCGAATATATACAAGCAGGTACATTAGGTGCTTTATGCTTTATTAGTGCAATGCTAATTCAAAGCTTAGTGGCGCGTATGAAAACCAGCGAAGCATTAGCTAAACAAAAAGCATCTGATGTAGCCAACTTACAGATTCTTAATAGCCTAATTGTAGAACAAATGCCAGCAGGAGCTCTGTTAGTTAATAAAACAGGGCAAATTATTATGGCAAATAATGAAGCACACCATTTATTAGATGAACCACTACTTAATGGATTACTAGTGGCACATATTTTTCCAGAACTTTTTACTGCAATAAAACAATGGTTAAATAACCCTAAACTAGAACTTCAACCATTACAACCTTCCAAAAAACACGTTAGTAAGTTACGACCAACATTAATTCGTTCTAAACACAGTAATCAATTAGTGATACTTGTCTTCTTAGAAAGTACTGATGTAATTGCCAAACAGGTACAGCAAATTAAATTAGCTTCACTTGGTCATTTAACAGCAAGTATTGCTCATGAAATACGCAATCCTTTAGGTGCCTTAAGTCATGCTGTACAGCTATTAAAAGAATCTGAAAATATGGATCAACAAGATCAGCGTTTATTACAAATTATTCTAAATAATTCTGATCGAGTTAATAATATTATTAGTAATGTATTACAACTTTCTAAGAAAAAACAAGGCCATAGTTTTAACTATGAAATGAAACCCCTTGAACTAACCTCTTGGCTAGAAAATTTTGTAGTAGAATTTCAAGAAACGCTTAAACCAGAACAAAAAATTGAATTAGATATAGCTGTTAGGCCACTTTTTACCCATATTATTCCTTCACAACTACACCAAATCGTTACTAACTTAGTTAATAATGCTTTTCGTCATACAAAAGAAGAAAATGGCATAGCACAAATATGGCTAATGTTATATATTGACAACGCTAGCCAACTTCCTCAACTAGATATATTAGATAATGGGGAAGGTGTTCCCATAGAGTTTGAAGACAAACTTTTTGAACCATTCTTTACAACCAGTAATGATGGCACAGGTACAGGTTTAGGATTATTTGTTACTAAAGAATTGTGTGAGAGTAATCAAGCACAATTAGTTTATGTACCAAGAAAAGGTGGAGGAAGTTGTTTTCGTGTAACATTTTGCTCGGCCACTCCGATACTTTAG
- the ahcY gene encoding adenosylhomocysteinase, which yields MSMSNFTDYKVADISLADWGRREIIIAESEMPALMALRHKYANEKPLQGAKILGCIHMTIQTAVLIETLVVLGAEVRWSSCNIFSTQDQAAAAIAAAGVPVFAWKGETEQEYEWCIEQTILKDGQPWDANMVLDDGGDLTAILHTKYPAMLDKIHGITEETTTGVHRLLEMWKKGTLKVPAINVNDSVTKSKNDNKYGCRHSLNDAIKRATDHLLSGKQALVIGYGDVGKGSAQSLRQEGMIVRISEVDPICAMQACMDGFEVVSPYKNGVNNGSDNNVNTDLLQKIDLIVTTTGNVNVCDASMLKALKKRAVVCNIGHFDNEIDTAFMRANWAWEEVKPQVHKVHRTGKDNFAADNDNYLILLSEGRLVNLGNATGHPSRIMDGSFANQALAQIHLFQQKFAEQTAEKKAELLRVEVLPKKLDEEVAAEMVKGFGGVITKLTPKQAEYIDVPVEGPFKPDTYRY from the coding sequence ATGAGCATGAGTAACTTTACTGATTATAAAGTAGCTGACATTTCTTTGGCTGATTGGGGCCGCCGTGAAATTATTATTGCAGAGTCAGAAATGCCTGCATTAATGGCATTACGCCACAAATATGCTAATGAAAAACCTTTGCAAGGCGCCAAAATTCTTGGTTGCATCCATATGACTATCCAAACTGCTGTACTCATCGAAACCTTAGTGGTACTAGGTGCAGAAGTACGTTGGTCATCTTGTAATATTTTCTCTACTCAAGACCAAGCTGCCGCTGCTATTGCTGCGGCAGGGGTTCCAGTATTTGCTTGGAAAGGTGAAACTGAACAAGAATATGAGTGGTGTATCGAACAAACTATCTTGAAGGATGGCCAACCTTGGGACGCTAATATGGTATTAGATGATGGTGGTGACTTAACGGCTATCCTTCATACTAAATACCCAGCAATGCTTGACAAGATTCATGGTATTACTGAGGAAACTACCACTGGTGTACATCGTTTACTTGAAATGTGGAAAAAAGGTACTTTAAAAGTACCTGCTATCAATGTAAATGACTCAGTGACTAAAAGTAAAAATGACAATAAATACGGTTGTCGCCACAGTTTAAATGATGCTATTAAACGTGCCACTGATCACTTACTATCAGGTAAGCAAGCGCTTGTTATTGGTTATGGTGATGTAGGTAAAGGTTCCGCCCAATCATTACGTCAAGAAGGTATGATTGTACGTATTTCAGAAGTTGATCCAATCTGTGCTATGCAAGCCTGTATGGATGGTTTTGAAGTTGTTTCACCTTATAAAAATGGGGTCAATAATGGCTCAGATAATAATGTTAATACTGACTTATTACAAAAAATAGACCTTATTGTTACTACCACAGGTAATGTCAATGTTTGTGATGCAAGCATGTTAAAAGCACTTAAAAAACGTGCCGTGGTATGTAATATCGGCCACTTTGATAATGAAATCGATACTGCCTTTATGCGTGCAAACTGGGCGTGGGAAGAAGTTAAACCACAGGTTCATAAAGTACATAGAACAGGTAAAGATAACTTTGCTGCAGATAATGATAACTACTTAATTTTATTATCTGAAGGACGCCTAGTAAATTTAGGTAACGCAACAGGCCATCCTAGCCGTATTATGGATGGTTCATTCGCTAACCAAGCACTAGCACAAATTCACTTATTCCAACAAAAGTTTGCTGAGCAAACAGCTGAGAAAAAAGCTGAATTATTAAGAGTAGAAGTATTACCTAAGAAACTTGACGAAGAGGTAGCCGCTGAAATGGTTAAAGGCTTCGGTGGTGTAATTACTAAATTAACCCCTAAACAAGCTGAGTATATTGATGTTCCTGTTGAAGGGCCATTCAAACCAGATACTTACCGTTATTAA
- a CDS encoding ATP-binding cassette domain-containing protein encodes MLLDVKSYGIAFGTRVILADVSFSIQSDKGVIVVMGPGGTGKSTLMRSLAGINKRSSNAHEWGQILYKDQPIDQQNVPQLVQQNAKAMGLPVIESFAEKIRQSSEKSLSPAEMRAYIVSELERLEIPSMIQYLDQPMIQLPVEHARAVNMLREAFSKEPILLLDEPTTGMTEVGASMLLKLTKKLGEERVCMIILHNQMQAKEVGDQILLLAGGRVQAYETKDDFFNNKSKNDVVAQFLRSGSCNIPAPDADVNTLDESIPKPPPLPEEAIKIIEALKAAAPKPQTVIPKANNDLVMPKEEVKTPSSSVVEQPNKEPQLSSSEMTESTPIASVTTNLAVKNASRSKFRGPNGFHWIAPDQLAGCPMPGIVAPLEYDLSALRDVGVTVLVNLTDRELPEEILAQYGIRSVQFKIEDRRAPPVMWIKMLLVQLDKLLANGDVLAVHCLAGLGRTGTVLGAWLIKKGLTAEETLKRLRQIDAGYVQSKEQEDLLYALEENILIRAT; translated from the coding sequence ATGTTACTTGACGTTAAATCATATGGCATTGCATTTGGCACTAGAGTCATTTTAGCTGATGTAAGCTTTTCTATTCAATCTGATAAAGGCGTCATTGTCGTTATGGGCCCTGGTGGAACAGGGAAATCCACACTTATGCGCTCTCTTGCAGGTATTAATAAGCGCTCTAGTAATGCTCATGAATGGGGTCAAATCTTATACAAAGACCAACCTATCGATCAACAAAATGTTCCTCAGCTTGTTCAACAAAATGCCAAAGCGATGGGACTACCTGTTATTGAAAGTTTTGCTGAGAAGATTCGCCAATCTTCGGAAAAGTCACTAAGCCCTGCCGAAATGCGTGCATATATTGTTAGTGAATTAGAGCGCTTAGAAATCCCTTCGATGATTCAGTATCTAGACCAGCCAATGATTCAACTTCCTGTTGAACATGCAAGAGCTGTCAACATGCTAAGAGAAGCCTTTTCTAAGGAACCTATTCTACTATTAGATGAACCTACTACAGGTATGACTGAAGTAGGTGCGAGTATGCTACTTAAATTAACGAAGAAATTAGGTGAAGAACGCGTTTGCATGATTATTCTACATAATCAAATGCAAGCAAAAGAAGTAGGCGATCAAATCTTACTTCTAGCGGGTGGACGTGTTCAAGCTTACGAAACCAAAGATGATTTCTTTAACAACAAATCAAAAAATGATGTTGTTGCCCAATTCTTACGTTCTGGTAGTTGTAATATTCCTGCCCCAGATGCAGATGTGAATACTCTAGATGAAAGTATTCCAAAACCACCACCATTACCAGAAGAAGCTATCAAAATAATTGAAGCACTAAAAGCTGCCGCTCCTAAACCACAAACTGTCATTCCTAAAGCAAATAATGATTTAGTAATGCCTAAAGAGGAAGTAAAAACTCCTTCTTCATCAGTTGTTGAACAACCTAACAAAGAGCCTCAACTCAGCTCTTCTGAAATGACAGAATCAACACCTATTGCTTCAGTGACAACTAACTTAGCGGTAAAAAATGCATCTCGCAGTAAATTCCGCGGCCCTAATGGTTTCCATTGGATTGCTCCAGACCAATTAGCAGGTTGTCCAATGCCAGGTATTGTTGCCCCTTTAGAATATGATCTATCCGCATTAAGAGACGTGGGTGTGACTGTATTGGTTAACTTAACAGATCGTGAACTGCCAGAAGAAATACTTGCACAATATGGTATTCGTAGTGTTCAATTTAAAATTGAAGACCGCCGTGCCCCTCCTGTTATGTGGATAAAAATGCTATTAGTACAATTGGATAAACTATTAGCAAATGGTGATGTACTTGCTGTGCATTGTTTAGCTGGTCTTGGTCGAACAGGTACTGTACTAGGAGCTTGGTTAATTAAGAAAGGTTTAACAGCTGAAGAAACATTAAAACGGTTACGTCAAATTGATGCAGGTTATGTACAGTCTAAAGAGCAAGAAGATCTTCTCTATGCATTAGAAGAGAATATTCTTATTAGAGCGACTTAA
- a CDS encoding sigma-54-dependent transcriptional regulator, with translation MTQSKILIIDDEPDIRELLEITLGRLKLATQSVGTLKDATEMLKKETFDLCLTDMKLPDGDGLDFIEYTQQHYPQMPIAMITAHGSMDTAIIALKTGAFDYLTKPIDLNHLREIIKSALNLTTAKVDNIPFEQQFLGESPLVQALRNQVNKVARSQAPVYINGESGTGKEVIARLVHLQGSRAKQPFIAINCGAIPSELMESEFFGHRKGSFTGANQDKIGLFQAAQGGTLFLDEVADLPLSMQVKLLRAIQEKSIRAIGDQQEQPTDVRILCATHADLAARVVEGKFRQDLYYRLNVIELKIPPLRAHKEDIPLLAEALLKRANYDVKLSDEAIEKLLTYEFPGNVRELENILERAYTLCEQGVIRPDDLRFASMLPSDSSAISTVAINEPIAQSTPSQPQVNSVANDTLPNLVDIGNLEEYLEAVERKILTQALEENRWNRTAAAERLGLSFRSMRYRLKKLGID, from the coding sequence ATGACACAATCAAAAATTTTAATTATTGATGATGAACCTGATATTCGAGAACTACTTGAAATTACTTTAGGTCGACTAAAATTAGCTACACAATCAGTAGGCACTCTAAAAGACGCAACTGAAATGCTAAAGAAAGAAACATTTGATCTTTGCCTAACAGATATGAAATTACCTGATGGTGATGGCCTCGATTTTATTGAGTATACTCAGCAACATTATCCACAAATGCCTATTGCTATGATTACAGCACATGGCAGTATGGACACGGCTATTATCGCGTTAAAAACTGGGGCATTTGATTATTTAACAAAACCTATTGATTTAAACCATTTACGGGAAATTATTAAATCAGCACTTAATCTGACTACAGCCAAAGTCGATAATATCCCTTTTGAACAACAATTCCTTGGCGAATCTCCTCTTGTTCAAGCACTACGTAACCAAGTAAATAAAGTAGCACGTAGCCAAGCACCTGTTTATATTAATGGTGAGTCTGGAACAGGTAAAGAAGTAATAGCTCGACTTGTTCATTTACAAGGATCTAGAGCAAAACAACCTTTTATTGCCATCAACTGTGGCGCCATTCCCTCAGAGTTAATGGAAAGTGAATTCTTTGGTCATCGCAAAGGTAGCTTTACAGGTGCCAACCAAGATAAAATAGGCCTATTCCAAGCGGCACAAGGTGGAACATTATTTTTAGATGAGGTGGCGGATTTACCATTGAGTATGCAAGTTAAACTATTGCGTGCTATTCAAGAAAAATCTATTCGTGCCATTGGTGATCAACAAGAACAACCTACTGATGTACGTATTCTTTGTGCTACTCATGCAGACTTAGCTGCCAGAGTTGTAGAAGGTAAGTTTAGACAAGACCTTTATTATCGCCTTAATGTTATCGAATTAAAAATTCCACCATTACGTGCTCACAAAGAAGATATTCCACTCTTGGCTGAAGCACTGTTAAAACGTGCTAACTACGATGTTAAGCTATCTGATGAAGCCATTGAAAAACTGCTAACATATGAATTTCCAGGTAATGTTCGAGAACTCGAAAATATACTTGAGCGAGCTTATACACTCTGTGAACAGGGTGTAATTAGGCCTGACGACCTCCGTTTTGCTAGTATGTTGCCAAGTGATTCATCAGCTATTTCTACTGTAGCTATTAACGAGCCAATTGCTCAATCAACACCATCACAACCTCAAGTTAACTCAGTAGCAAATGATACACTACCTAATTTAGTAGATATTGGAAACTTAGAAGAATACCTTGAAGCGGTGGAAAGAAAAATCTTAACACAAGCACTTGAAGAAAACCGTTGGAATAGAACGGCCGCAGCTGAACGCTTAGGTTTATCTTTTCGCTCTATGCGTTATCGATTAAAAAAATTAGGTATTGATTAA
- a CDS encoding LysR family transcriptional regulator → MDIANLTAFIAVAETTSFSLAADRLFLTQPAISKRISTLEQSLNTKLFDRIGRTVQLTEAGKALLPHAYHILTEINDAGRKLSNLETEVKGQLNIATSHHIGLHRLPPILRSFTKSYPEVNLNIHFLDSEKAYDAVLHGHVELAIITLAATTYAPLTAIPIWNDSLDFVCSQDNPLSQLKQIDLATLAKHPAIFPGIGTFTHDIIKNCFLQTKLTPHITMSTNYMETIKMLVSIGIAWSVLPSTMLDASLIKLNVKDVTLSRQLGYLYHSERTLSKATIKLIELLKIC, encoded by the coding sequence ATGGATATTGCTAATTTAACTGCTTTTATTGCTGTGGCTGAAACAACCAGTTTTTCATTAGCCGCTGATCGCCTATTTCTTACTCAACCTGCGATTAGTAAACGTATTTCTACCCTTGAGCAGTCACTAAATACTAAACTATTTGACCGCATTGGACGTACCGTACAATTAACGGAAGCAGGCAAAGCATTATTACCACATGCCTATCATATTCTTACAGAAATTAATGACGCTGGCCGTAAGTTATCCAATTTGGAAACGGAAGTAAAAGGGCAACTTAATATTGCCACCAGTCATCATATAGGACTACACAGACTGCCACCTATACTGCGTAGCTTTACTAAAAGTTATCCAGAAGTTAATTTAAATATCCATTTTCTAGATTCTGAGAAAGCCTATGATGCTGTTTTACATGGTCATGTAGAATTGGCTATTATTACCTTAGCTGCCACAACTTATGCTCCACTAACTGCAATACCGATCTGGAACGACTCTTTAGACTTTGTATGCTCTCAAGATAATCCGTTAAGTCAGCTCAAACAGATAGATCTAGCAACTTTAGCCAAACATCCTGCTATTTTTCCTGGTATTGGCACTTTTACCCACGATATTATAAAAAATTGTTTCTTACAGACTAAACTAACGCCTCATATAACAATGAGTACAAACTATATGGAAACTATAAAGATGTTAGTTTCCATAGGCATCGCTTGGAGTGTTCTGCCAAGTACTATGCTTGATGCCAGTTTAATAAAACTTAATGTTAAAGATGTAACACTTTCCAGACAACTTGGTTACCTTTATCATAGTGAACGAACACTATCAAAAGCCACTATTAAACTAATAGAACTTCTTAAAATATGCTAA
- the metF gene encoding methylenetetrahydrofolate reductase [NAD(P)H] has product MNKINPLFSFEFFPTKTDVGMEKLLNHAQQLTTTCKPAFFSCTYGAGGSTRDRTFDTVLQLSNTTQVATAPHLSCVGDSKESLRTLLKRYQEVGIKRIVALRGDLPSGMGMDAGDLRYASDLVSFIREETADHFHIEVAAYPEVHPQALNMEQDLKHFVNKIKAGANSAITQYFFNADCYFYFVERVQKMGVDVPIIPGIMPITNYSKLARFSDACGAELPRWIRKQLEAYGDDIESIQSFGTETISKLCEQLLAGGAPGLHFYTLNQAEPSLAVWKNLI; this is encoded by the coding sequence ATGAACAAGATAAATCCTTTATTCAGTTTTGAGTTTTTTCCTACAAAAACAGACGTAGGAATGGAAAAACTTTTAAACCATGCACAACAACTGACCACTACTTGCAAACCAGCTTTCTTTTCTTGCACCTATGGTGCAGGCGGTTCAACAAGAGATAGAACCTTTGATACGGTATTACAATTAAGTAATACTACCCAAGTCGCTACAGCCCCTCACTTATCTTGTGTGGGTGACTCTAAAGAATCATTACGCACCCTATTAAAACGTTACCAAGAAGTAGGCATAAAACGTATTGTTGCTTTACGTGGTGATTTACCATCAGGTATGGGTATGGATGCAGGTGATTTACGTTATGCATCTGACCTCGTTAGTTTTATTCGTGAAGAAACAGCAGATCATTTTCATATTGAAGTAGCTGCTTACCCAGAAGTACACCCTCAAGCTTTGAATATGGAACAAGATTTAAAACATTTTGTTAATAAAATTAAAGCAGGGGCTAATAGCGCTATCACCCAATATTTCTTTAATGCAGACTGTTATTTTTACTTTGTAGAACGTGTGCAAAAAATGGGCGTAGATGTACCCATTATTCCGGGTATTATGCCAATCACTAACTATAGCAAACTAGCTCGTTTCTCTGATGCCTGTGGCGCAGAGCTACCACGCTGGATTAGAAAACAGCTAGAAGCTTATGGAGATGATATTGAAAGTATCCAATCATTTGGTACTGAAACCATCAGCAAGCTCTGTGAGCAGTTATTAGCAGGTGGTGCTCCTGGATTGCACTTTTATACATTGAATCAGGCTGAACCAAGTCTTGCAGTATGGAAAAATTTAATTTAA
- a CDS encoding PP0621 family protein — MLRLLFFLAVGFGIYFLWLHIQKIKKQANQTPTDDTEPMVKCSYCDIYSPQKNAIKGSNNQWYCCTEHARKAEK, encoded by the coding sequence ATGTTAAGACTTTTGTTCTTTTTAGCTGTTGGTTTTGGCATTTATTTTCTGTGGTTACATATTCAGAAAATAAAAAAACAAGCTAATCAAACACCTACTGATGATACCGAGCCTATGGTAAAATGTAGCTATTGTGATATTTATTCACCACAGAAAAATGCGATAAAAGGTTCAAATAATCAATGGTACTGTTGTACAGAGCACGCACGAAAAGCGGAGAAGTAA